Proteins encoded within one genomic window of Catharus ustulatus isolate bCatUst1 chromosome 10, bCatUst1.pri.v2, whole genome shotgun sequence:
- the LOC117001032 gene encoding pituitary tumor-transforming gene 1 protein-interacting protein isoform X1: MAPALPLCALALLLLPAAVTAQDVAGDCHQYTNRSCEECLKNVTCLWCASSRRCMEYPVRRILPPADLCELRSARWGVCWVNFEALIIAMSVVGGTILIMLGVCCCCCCCKRKSKNRPDKDDERAAREREKRRVRQEERRAEMKSRHDEIRRKYGLFKEENPYAKFEN, encoded by the exons atggccccggcgctgccgctctGCGCGCtcgccctgctcctgctccccgcCGCCGTCACCGCGCAGGACGTGGCCGGAG atTGTCACCAGTATACAAACAGGAGCTGTGAAGAGTGCCTGAAAAATGTCACC TGCCTGtggtgtgccagcagcaggaggtgcaTGGAATACCCTGTCCGAAGAATCCTTCCCCCGGCCGACCTGTGTGAGCTCCGCTCTGCGCGCTGGGGAGTCTGCTGGG TGAACTTTGAAGCCCTAATCATTGCAATGTCCGTGGTGGGAGGAACAATTCTGATCATGCTGGgggtctgctgctgctgctgctgttgtaaGAGAAAGAGCAAAAA CAGGCCAGACAAGGATGATgagagagcagccagggagagggagaagaggcGAGTGCGGCAGGAGGAGAG gagagcagagatgaAATCACGGCACGATGAAATCCGAAGAAAATACG GCCTGTTCAAGGAAGAGAACCCTTATGCAAAATTTGAGAATTAG
- the LOC117001032 gene encoding pituitary tumor-transforming gene 1 protein-interacting protein isoform X2, whose translation MAPALPLCALALLLLPAAVTAQDVAGDCHQYTNRSCEECLKNVTCLWCASSRRCMEYPVRRILPPADLCELRSARWGVCWVNFEALIIAMSVVGGTILIMLGVCCCCCCCKRKSKKPDKDDERAAREREKRRVRQEERRAEMKSRHDEIRRKYGLFKEENPYAKFEN comes from the exons atggccccggcgctgccgctctGCGCGCtcgccctgctcctgctccccgcCGCCGTCACCGCGCAGGACGTGGCCGGAG atTGTCACCAGTATACAAACAGGAGCTGTGAAGAGTGCCTGAAAAATGTCACC TGCCTGtggtgtgccagcagcaggaggtgcaTGGAATACCCTGTCCGAAGAATCCTTCCCCCGGCCGACCTGTGTGAGCTCCGCTCTGCGCGCTGGGGAGTCTGCTGGG TGAACTTTGAAGCCCTAATCATTGCAATGTCCGTGGTGGGAGGAACAATTCTGATCATGCTGGgggtctgctgctgctgctgctgttgtaaGAGAAAGAGCAAAAA GCCAGACAAGGATGATgagagagcagccagggagagggagaagaggcGAGTGCGGCAGGAGGAGAG gagagcagagatgaAATCACGGCACGATGAAATCCGAAGAAAATACG GCCTGTTCAAGGAAGAGAACCCTTATGCAAAATTTGAGAATTAG
- the LOC117000725 gene encoding small ubiquitin-related modifier 3-like isoform X2 codes for MSKEKPRGGVKTENEPIDLKVAGQDGSVVQFRIKRRTPLGKLMKAYCCRKGLSLRRVMFLFDGQPVKGDDTPAQLEMEHKDTIEVYQQQTGGGC; via the exons ATGTCGAAGGAGAAGCCCCGG GGTGGCGTGAAAACGGAGAACGAGCCCATCGACCTGAAAGTTGCCGGGCAGGACGGCTCCGTGGTGCAGTTCAGAATAAAGCGGCGCACCCCGCTGGGCAAGCTGATGAAGGCGTACTGCTGCCGAAAG GGCTTGTCACTGAGGCGTGTTATGTTCCTGTTTGATGGACAGCCAGTTAAAGGAGAcgacacacctgcacag CTGGAGATGGAACACAAAGACACGATCGAAGTGTACCAGCAGCAGACAGGTGGAGGGTGCTAA
- the LOC117000725 gene encoding small ubiquitin-related modifier 3-like isoform X1 gives MSKEKPRFSIQGGVKTENEPIDLKVAGQDGSVVQFRIKRRTPLGKLMKAYCCRKGLSLRRVMFLFDGQPVKGDDTPAQLEMEHKDTIEVYQQQTGGGC, from the exons ATGTCGAAGGAGAAGCCCCGG TTTTCCATCCAGGGTGGCGTGAAAACGGAGAACGAGCCCATCGACCTGAAAGTTGCCGGGCAGGACGGCTCCGTGGTGCAGTTCAGAATAAAGCGGCGCACCCCGCTGGGCAAGCTGATGAAGGCGTACTGCTGCCGAAAG GGCTTGTCACTGAGGCGTGTTATGTTCCTGTTTGATGGACAGCCAGTTAAAGGAGAcgacacacctgcacag CTGGAGATGGAACACAAAGACACGATCGAAGTGTACCAGCAGCAGACAGGTGGAGGGTGCTAA